ACCATTTCTCTTCGTTTCTCTATGTATGACGTTTAGCTTGAAGTCTACTGTTAATCTTCCACATAGCACCCAGTTGAACCAAACCAGAAGAGCCCCTTAGGAAATGCATGGACTTGCCAGACTTGTGATGAGCATTGCAGAGAGCTCGAAAAGTTCAGAATGAAGAAAGGCATATATACCAAGAAGGCGAGAACTTATGACTATCCCACACCTAACGAGTGAACAATGTGGCCAAAATGATGCTGGGATGTCTAAActcagaagttcagaacaaaCCCAACTACCCTGCCAGACTGCCACACCATCAGTTCAAGCCAGAATTTTCCTAACCCCCCTGACGAACAACATCTCGAGATAATTGGTGCCACCAATTCCACCAAAGTTCAGAGCCTTTTATATTGGATGGtgaacaaccaaaccaaggcCAGGGACTTCAATAGCTAAAGCACACAGATCAACTACCAATAAGACCATTGCTCTGGCTTACCTGATCACAGATTGCTATAAGTAGCTCCAGCATCAACTCTTAGCTTCACAGCCTCACAAGCATCACCTCACATCAAAAGAAACACAGTAGCCTTCCCAGAACACACAAAAACAACAGTCACTTACCATGGCTTCTTCTGGTTGTCATCTTCTGGTTCTGCTCCTGGCCTTCTCAGCCTTCCATTGCAGCTACGCAGCTCGTCATCTTTTGGAcacagcagctgcagctgcagcaccAGAGGCAGCCCCAGCTCAGCCCTCCATGCCAACAGTTCCAACCACGCTGCCTCCGATACCTTCCATACCTGCAGTCCCCAAGCTGACAGTGCCCCCAATGCCATCTGTTCCTATCCCAAAGGTTACCATTCCCCCAACAGCCGCTGGCACAATTCCATCTCTTCCAATTCCGGCCATTCCGACCACCATACCAACCATTCCTACAGTTCCTGTTACCCTGCCACCAATGCCCTCAATCCCAACCACTATTCCATCCATTCCCACCACAATCCCGACGACGATCCCTACCATTCCCGGGTTCCAGATGCCACCAATCCCATTCATGTCCTCACCTCCCAAAACCACTAGCCCCTGAAGTTCTTCAAGAGGATGAGACTGATATTCATGGTTACTAGTCAGGGATTTGGTTAGGCATATGTTGCCATCATATCAGTGTGTACATTTATTTGTGTTCTGTTATTGGAGTTATACTGGCTTGCATTGGTGTGATTGTAAATGCAGCTAGGCAGTTGTACTATCATGTTTGTGAATAAATCATTTCTTGGTTTGCATAACATACCGCACAGGATATAAGCTTTTTTATTGTTCTTTACACGATCACATACAGCGACAGAGAAGAATGTGACACCTACTATTACAAGGCTTTCTTCTATTTGACAGAATTTTAGCATGGTTTTAGCAATTTAACATAGTACATCAGGAGGAAGCAGACAGACAGGTGTGCTTCTTGGTCCTGTCTCTGCTTAAAAGTGGCTTGATATAAACTGTTTGCATAAATTTTCTAAGCATAATCTACTGATAAGGAAAAAGCTTTACTAAATGTAAGCAGTGATTTGTCTCAATTAATTCTTCAGCAACTCTTCAAGTCACACAAGATAATGAAGATATACACATGTATCATTGCAACAAGATAATCTTCTAACGATATTGTaaagaaagaggaagaaacaaTGCATGAAGCCATAAATTGCAAGAAAAGAATTACGCATCAAAATAACACAGCTGAATCAAAAGATCAGCCAAATTAATGTCAATTTGGTCATAAAGATCATGGAGAAGTTATCATAACATCTCTTTCAACATATCAATGCTACAAGAGTATAATACTAAGACGTTATTATTGGTAACTTACAATAGATGGTAGACAGGATGAGAaactaatatatatgtatgtttggAGGATCAATAATC
The Oryza glaberrima chromosome 8, OglaRS2, whole genome shotgun sequence DNA segment above includes these coding regions:
- the LOC127781770 gene encoding vegetative cell wall protein gp1-like, with protein sequence MASSGCHLLVLLLAFSAFHCSYAARHLLDTAAAAAAPEAAPAQPSMPTVPTTLPPIPSIPAVPKLTVPPMPSVPIPKVTIPPTAAGTIPSLPIPAIPTTIPTIPTVPVTLPPMPSIPTTIPSIPTTIPTTIPTIPGFQMPPIPFMSSPPKTTSP